The Terriglobus tenax genome contains a region encoding:
- a CDS encoding zinc-ribbon domain containing protein, whose translation MSPSFTHVTKEAPMEFVDRILKCSDCGSEFVFTAGEQVFFFDKQFKNDPKRCKPCKARRAARGTGSAPSTRTETRTECSECGVETTVPFKPTQGRPVLCRTCFQQKKPMVVPQIVPVPDPSSTPLAQA comes from the coding sequence GTGTCTCCGTCTTTTACGCACGTAACGAAAGAAGCCCCCATGGAGTTTGTGGACCGTATTCTGAAGTGCTCCGACTGTGGCAGTGAGTTCGTGTTCACTGCCGGGGAACAGGTGTTTTTCTTCGACAAGCAGTTTAAGAACGATCCCAAGCGCTGCAAGCCGTGCAAGGCGAGACGGGCAGCGCGGGGAACGGGGTCGGCTCCTTCTACCAGAACCGAGACGCGGACCGAGTGCAGCGAGTGCGGTGTGGAAACAACCGTGCCGTTCAAGCCGACGCAGGGCCGTCCGGTGCTGTGCCGCACGTGCTTCCAGCAGAAGAAGCCGATGGTTGTGCCCCAGATTGTTCCGGTGCCGGATCCTTCATCGACACCGCTGGCACAGGCCTGA
- a CDS encoding OmpH family outer membrane protein: MNRNVLLLSAIAAGIAVPALAQTAAPQPAAPAAAPAQVKPEAVPAKIALIAFEQVVLATNEGQQAVATVQKKYEPAKAKIDATANEVESLKKQLQSGTSLSDEEKASRARTIDTKEKALNRDAEDAQQSYNQDLQEAVSKIAGKVSQVAQQYVAKNGYTLLLDIGSQQSNVMWATPNTDVSQAVVDAYNASSGVAAPPPAAPSATKPATPRPSTATPKK, from the coding sequence ATGAATCGTAACGTTCTTCTCCTTTCCGCGATTGCCGCCGGCATTGCGGTTCCCGCTCTGGCACAGACCGCCGCTCCGCAGCCTGCTGCTCCTGCTGCCGCGCCGGCACAGGTGAAGCCCGAGGCCGTCCCTGCAAAGATCGCTCTGATCGCGTTCGAGCAGGTGGTCCTGGCCACTAACGAGGGCCAGCAGGCCGTCGCTACCGTCCAGAAGAAGTACGAGCCTGCCAAGGCCAAGATTGATGCGACCGCCAATGAGGTTGAGTCGCTGAAGAAGCAGCTGCAGAGCGGCACCAGCCTCTCCGACGAGGAGAAGGCCAGCCGCGCACGTACTATCGACACCAAGGAAAAGGCTCTGAACCGCGACGCCGAGGATGCCCAGCAGTCCTACAACCAGGACTTGCAGGAAGCCGTCAGCAAGATTGCCGGTAAGGTAAGCCAGGTCGCCCAGCAGTATGTTGCCAAGAACGGCTACACCCTGCTGCTCGACATCGGCAGCCAGCAGAGCAACGTGATGTGGGCGACTCCGAACACGGACGTCTCGCAGGCTGTTGTGGATGCCTACAACGCCAGCTCGGGCGTTGCTGCTCCGCCGCCGGCTGCACCGTCGGCCACCAAGCCGGCCACTCCGCGTCCGTCGACTGCTACCCCCAAGAAGTAA
- the der gene encoding ribosome biogenesis GTPase Der → MAGKIQKRLGKKHRQASTRPKQGKGPKAPKKATGRTGDVAPKNRKAISNKKREAEAKARTPRKSPDFERKETIVPDAPPPPRRERYVAPDEKVRVGDRPASQVEIGGNLIEETVRPASEPLIAICGRPNVGKSTLFNRLTRSRRSIVGDEPGITRDRIYGEVEWQGRHVRLVDTGGVIPDDEALIPSEIFRQAQVALEEADAIVMVVDGRSEITAPDVEMSRILLRSGKPLFLAVNKMEGESLSTSAENFRTLGFKNLYPVSAEHGTGVGDLLDAVMDVLPAAAPLAGEDAANEDLAEVSEESDAAALHRTHGEFDLHETKVAIIGRPNVGKSTLLNALTGTKRAIVSPIAGTTRDAVDEVVTRGGHDFRFVDTAGIRRKGKTHEMAEKLSVIMARRHLEAADVSLLVIDAVEGVTAADAHIGGYAHESGRSVVIVINKWDLVTGNREDKTKPPADQKAYAEQVRHALKYLDYAPLLFISAQKGVNVPSVFREVARVAKERRKRVTTGEMNRFLKRVDFQRASVPMAKRVKIYFMTQAAVAPPTFVLFTDKDVKLHFSFERFLENQIRESFGFVGTPIWFKTKGRNKKKEEE, encoded by the coding sequence GTGGCCGGGAAGATACAGAAGAGATTAGGAAAGAAGCACCGGCAGGCGTCCACGCGGCCCAAGCAGGGCAAGGGGCCAAAGGCTCCGAAGAAAGCCACTGGCCGTACGGGCGATGTTGCACCGAAGAATCGTAAAGCCATCTCCAACAAAAAGCGCGAGGCCGAGGCCAAGGCACGCACACCGCGCAAGTCTCCGGACTTTGAGCGCAAGGAGACCATCGTCCCCGATGCTCCTCCGCCGCCACGCCGCGAACGCTACGTCGCTCCGGATGAGAAGGTTCGCGTCGGCGACCGTCCGGCTTCTCAGGTCGAAATTGGCGGCAACCTGATTGAGGAGACAGTTCGTCCTGCCTCCGAACCGCTGATTGCTATCTGCGGCCGCCCCAACGTGGGCAAATCCACCTTGTTCAACCGGCTGACACGCAGCCGCCGCTCCATTGTGGGAGACGAGCCTGGCATTACACGCGACCGCATCTACGGCGAAGTCGAGTGGCAGGGCCGCCACGTCCGCCTGGTCGATACCGGCGGCGTCATTCCCGACGACGAAGCCCTGATCCCCAGCGAGATCTTCCGCCAGGCACAGGTGGCGCTCGAAGAGGCCGACGCCATCGTGATGGTGGTCGACGGCCGCAGTGAGATCACGGCGCCGGACGTTGAGATGTCGCGCATCCTGCTGCGCAGCGGCAAGCCGCTCTTTCTGGCCGTCAACAAGATGGAAGGCGAGTCGCTCTCGACCAGTGCGGAGAACTTCCGCACGCTCGGTTTCAAGAACCTGTACCCGGTCTCCGCCGAGCATGGCACCGGTGTCGGCGACCTGCTGGATGCGGTGATGGACGTGCTTCCCGCTGCCGCCCCCCTGGCCGGGGAAGATGCCGCGAACGAAGACCTGGCCGAGGTAAGCGAAGAGAGCGATGCCGCGGCACTGCACCGCACGCACGGCGAATTTGACCTGCATGAGACGAAGGTGGCCATCATTGGCCGTCCGAACGTGGGCAAATCCACGCTGCTGAACGCCCTGACCGGCACAAAGCGCGCCATCGTCTCGCCGATTGCAGGCACCACGCGCGACGCTGTCGATGAAGTGGTCACGCGGGGCGGGCACGATTTCCGCTTTGTCGATACGGCCGGCATCCGTCGCAAGGGCAAAACGCATGAGATGGCCGAGAAGCTCTCCGTCATCATGGCGCGCCGCCACCTGGAAGCCGCCGACGTTTCCCTGCTGGTGATTGATGCCGTGGAAGGTGTAACCGCCGCTGACGCGCATATTGGCGGCTACGCCCATGAAAGCGGACGCAGCGTGGTCATCGTCATCAACAAGTGGGACCTGGTGACAGGGAACCGCGAGGACAAAACCAAGCCCCCCGCCGACCAGAAAGCCTATGCCGAGCAGGTGCGCCATGCGCTGAAGTACCTGGACTATGCTCCGCTGCTCTTCATCTCCGCGCAGAAGGGCGTCAATGTGCCGTCGGTCTTCCGCGAGGTCGCTCGTGTCGCCAAGGAACGCCGCAAGCGCGTCACCACCGGCGAGATGAACCGCTTCCTGAAGCGGGTGGACTTCCAGCGCGCCAGCGTCCCCATGGCCAAGCGCGTGAAGATCTACTTCATGACGCAGGCGGCGGTGGCTCCGCCGACCTTTGTGCTATTCACGGACAAGGATGTGAAGCTGCACTTCAGCTTCGAACGCTTCCTGGAAAACCAGATCCGGGAAAGCTTCGGCTTCGTCGGCACACCCATCTGGTTCAAGACCAAGGGACGAAACAAGAAGAAGGAAGAAGAGTAA
- the lepA gene encoding translation elongation factor 4, whose protein sequence is MDPKYIRNFAIIAHIDHGKSTLSDRLLEMTGSLTAREMQAQVLDAMDLERERGITIKAHSVRMMYTAKDGHTYQLNLIDTPGHVDFSYEVSRSLASCEGALLVVDASQGVEAQTLANAYLAINNGLEIIPVINKIDLPSADIPRTKEMIETTVGLPADDAVAVSAKTGLNVQDILEAVVERLPPPQGDSSKPLQALIFDSWFDPYKGVIVLARIIHGKMYKGQRIKLMSNGKLFDVESMGVMTPKPVEIGELSAGEVGFFVGNIKNVADTKVGDTITDASNPASEMLPGFEDIKSMVFAGLYTVESHEHSLLRDALEKLKLNDASFSFEPESSVALGFGFRCGFLGLLHMEIIQERLEREFNLDLITTAPGVKYRITLTGGKVVEVENPSRWPDPTSIDKIEEPIITARILTNEEYVGGILKLVEDKRGQQKNFEYATSNRVLLTYELPLNEIVLDFYDRLKSVSRGYASLDYSLAGMWESPMVKMDILVSGEAVDALSIIVHRDFAFDRGKALVHKMKELIPRQMFDVAIQAAIGSKIVARETVGAIKKNVIAKCYGGDISRKRKLLDKQKEGKKRMKRIGKVDIPQEAFLAVLKVGED, encoded by the coding sequence ATGGATCCTAAGTACATCCGAAATTTCGCGATCATCGCGCACATTGACCACGGCAAGTCCACGCTCTCCGACCGTCTGCTGGAGATGACCGGCTCGCTCACCGCCCGCGAAATGCAGGCCCAGGTGCTCGACGCCATGGACCTGGAGCGCGAGCGCGGCATCACCATCAAAGCTCACTCCGTGCGCATGATGTACACGGCCAAGGACGGCCACACCTATCAGCTCAACCTGATCGACACGCCCGGCCACGTCGACTTCTCCTACGAAGTCTCGCGTTCGCTGGCTTCCTGCGAAGGCGCCCTTCTGGTTGTTGACGCCTCGCAGGGCGTGGAAGCCCAGACGCTGGCCAACGCTTATCTCGCCATCAACAACGGGCTTGAGATTATTCCGGTCATCAACAAGATCGACCTGCCCAGCGCCGACATTCCGCGCACCAAGGAGATGATTGAGACCACCGTCGGCCTGCCCGCCGACGATGCCGTCGCCGTCTCCGCCAAGACCGGCCTCAACGTGCAGGACATCCTCGAAGCCGTTGTCGAGCGTCTTCCGCCACCGCAGGGCGACAGCTCCAAACCCCTGCAGGCGCTTATCTTCGACTCCTGGTTCGACCCCTACAAGGGCGTCATCGTACTGGCCCGCATCATCCACGGAAAGATGTACAAAGGGCAGCGGATCAAGCTGATGTCGAACGGCAAGCTCTTCGACGTGGAGAGCATGGGCGTCATGACGCCGAAGCCGGTCGAGATTGGCGAGCTCTCCGCGGGCGAAGTCGGCTTCTTCGTCGGCAACATCAAGAACGTCGCAGACACCAAGGTGGGCGACACCATTACTGACGCTTCGAACCCGGCAAGCGAGATGCTGCCCGGCTTTGAAGACATCAAGAGCATGGTCTTCGCCGGCCTGTACACGGTGGAATCGCACGAGCACTCGCTGCTGCGCGATGCGCTGGAGAAGCTGAAGCTGAACGATGCGTCGTTCTCCTTCGAGCCCGAAAGCTCCGTCGCCCTTGGCTTCGGCTTCCGTTGCGGCTTCCTCGGCCTGCTGCACATGGAGATCATCCAGGAGCGCCTGGAGCGCGAGTTCAACCTGGACCTGATCACCACCGCCCCGGGCGTGAAGTACCGCATCACCCTCACCGGCGGCAAGGTCGTCGAGGTCGAAAACCCCTCGCGCTGGCCCGACCCCACGTCGATCGACAAGATCGAAGAGCCCATCATCACCGCCCGCATCCTCACGAATGAAGAATATGTGGGCGGTATCCTCAAGCTCGTCGAAGACAAGCGCGGCCAGCAGAAGAATTTTGAGTACGCCACCTCCAACCGCGTGCTGCTCACCTACGAACTCCCGCTGAACGAGATCGTCCTCGACTTCTACGACCGCCTCAAGTCGGTCTCGCGCGGTTATGCCTCGCTCGACTACTCGCTTGCCGGCATGTGGGAGTCTCCCATGGTCAAGATGGACATCCTCGTCTCCGGCGAAGCCGTCGACGCGCTCTCCATCATCGTCCATCGCGACTTCGCCTTCGACCGCGGCAAAGCTCTCGTCCACAAGATGAAAGAACTGATCCCGCGCCAGATGTTCGACGTTGCCATCCAGGCCGCCATCGGGTCCAAGATCGTCGCCCGCGAAACCGTCGGCGCCATCAAGAAGAACGTTATCGCCAAGTGCTACGGCGGCGACATCAGCCGTAAGCGCAAGCTGCTCGACAAGCAAAAAGAAGGCAAGAAGCGCATGAAGCGCATCGGCAAGGTCGACATCCCCCAGGAAGCCTTCCTCGCCGTACTCAAGGTCGGCGAAGACTAG
- a CDS encoding DUF6496 domain-containing protein, translating to MATKKAAKKSVKKAAKKVVAKKAAKKSARKYSPSAGKNVEREMRAMKEGKLKSGSGRKVTDPKQAIAIGLSEARKAGAKVPKKKA from the coding sequence ATGGCAACCAAAAAGGCAGCGAAGAAGAGCGTCAAGAAGGCAGCGAAGAAGGTAGTTGCAAAGAAAGCAGCCAAAAAGTCCGCGCGCAAGTACTCGCCCTCGGCCGGCAAAAACGTGGAGCGCGAGATGCGCGCCATGAAGGAAGGCAAACTGAAAAGCGGCAGCGGGAGAAAGGTCACCGACCCGAAACAGGCCATCGCGATTGGTTTGAGCGAAGCGCGCAAAGCCGGTGCGAAGGTGCCGAAGAAGAAGGCTTAA
- a CDS encoding DoxX family protein, protein MKQLDRAQPVGTLILRIALALSMTVHGYQKVFHAGAVQHFAAYVATLGIPAWLGYVSAWTEFLGGILILFGLLTRVASALVAINMLVALLAVGIQQGFGIYNYIFALLAIAVALVFQGAGPISVDRRLGIG, encoded by the coding sequence ATGAAACAGTTGGATCGTGCTCAGCCTGTCGGTACGCTCATTCTTCGCATTGCCCTTGCCCTGTCGATGACCGTGCATGGGTACCAGAAGGTCTTTCACGCGGGGGCTGTGCAGCATTTTGCTGCCTATGTCGCCACACTTGGTATTCCGGCCTGGCTTGGCTATGTCTCGGCGTGGACCGAGTTTCTGGGCGGCATCCTTATCCTGTTTGGCCTGCTGACGCGGGTGGCATCCGCCCTTGTTGCCATCAACATGCTGGTGGCGCTGCTGGCGGTCGGTATCCAGCAGGGATTCGGGATTTACAACTACATCTTTGCGTTGCTGGCGATTGCCGTTGCGCTGGTTTTTCAGGGGGCTGGACCGATTTCTGTCGACCGCCGGCTTGGAATTGGATAG
- a CDS encoding sensor histidine kinase, whose translation MAAGSTLSRRYVWLQLGGWGLTCVLFCSIALVYLQYSHHAITRAIVGRVLLSYGLYMSYGLLLSHLLHLGLRRWMKLPLNALLLRIVPSLLLTASLLTAALILINDRALHLTMGKIDQAIGLSLFFNNGIMLLGWIIIYALIYTARERRREESRRLAMELAAQEAQYRSLSARVNPHFLFNALNTIRALMYEDTAQADHALTRLAGLLRAGLRSEERREIPLKDELEVVTDYLQLEQMRFEQRLRVHTHIAPGAERALVPPMTVQHLVENAVKHGIERIEAGGEIVLSAQVIGAELEISVTNPVARSAQASQESTGTGLENTRQRLQLLYGTLATLELHIHQTTATVTLRLPHSPQEIQEI comes from the coding sequence TTGGCCGCAGGTAGCACCCTCTCCCGCCGCTATGTGTGGCTGCAACTGGGTGGCTGGGGACTGACCTGCGTCCTCTTCTGTTCCATCGCCCTGGTCTACCTGCAGTACAGCCACCACGCCATTACGCGCGCCATCGTTGGAAGAGTGCTCCTCTCCTACGGGCTCTACATGAGCTACGGGCTTCTGCTCTCACACCTGCTGCACCTCGGTCTGCGCCGCTGGATGAAACTGCCGCTCAACGCCCTGCTGCTGCGGATTGTCCCGTCCCTGCTGCTGACAGCCTCTCTCCTGACCGCCGCACTCATCCTGATCAACGACCGCGCCCTGCACCTGACGATGGGGAAGATTGACCAGGCCATCGGTCTCTCCCTCTTCTTCAACAACGGCATCATGCTGCTGGGTTGGATCATTATCTATGCGCTGATCTACACCGCCCGCGAACGCCGCCGCGAAGAGTCGCGCCGCCTGGCCATGGAACTGGCCGCGCAGGAGGCACAGTATCGCAGCCTGAGCGCACGCGTAAACCCGCACTTCCTGTTCAACGCACTCAACACCATCCGTGCCCTGATGTACGAGGACACTGCCCAGGCCGACCATGCTCTCACGCGGCTTGCAGGCCTGCTGCGCGCCGGTCTGCGCAGCGAAGAGCGTCGCGAGATTCCCCTGAAGGACGAACTGGAAGTCGTCACCGACTACCTGCAGCTGGAGCAGATGCGCTTCGAGCAGCGGCTGCGGGTCCACACCCATATCGCACCCGGCGCCGAGCGGGCGCTTGTCCCTCCCATGACCGTGCAGCACCTGGTAGAGAACGCCGTCAAGCATGGCATTGAGCGGATCGAAGCCGGCGGAGAGATCGTTCTCTCCGCCCAGGTAATCGGCGCCGAACTGGAGATCAGCGTGACCAATCCTGTCGCACGAAGCGCACAGGCATCCCAGGAAAGCACGGGTACCGGCCTTGAAAACACCCGCCAGCGGCTGCAACTGCTTTATGGCACACTGGCCACGCTGGAGTTGCACATCCACCAGACCACGGCAACCGTCACCCTGCGCCTGCCGCATAGCCCCCAGGAGATCCAGGAAATATAG
- a CDS encoding LytR/AlgR family response regulator transcription factor, translating into MRALLIDDERRARAEMRRLLEAHPEVTIAGEAANVSEAKEKIASERPDLLFLDVEMPGATGFDLLDEIAGGELTPAVIFTTAFDRYALRAFEVRAADYLLKPVTPERLKSALENVRTSERAEPQRLPLDQFFIREGERAWMVRSVEIKLIEAEGNYARLHFGENRPLILRSLHTLQARLDEHFFRANRSQIVNLRWITKMELEIDGAVRAVLKDGTEVVFSRRQSQALKERMAL; encoded by the coding sequence ATGCGCGCCCTGCTGATTGACGATGAACGCCGTGCCCGCGCGGAGATGCGCCGCCTGCTTGAAGCCCATCCTGAGGTCACCATCGCCGGGGAGGCCGCCAATGTCTCCGAAGCAAAGGAGAAGATCGCCAGCGAACGGCCGGACCTGCTCTTCCTTGATGTGGAGATGCCCGGCGCTACCGGCTTCGATCTGCTGGACGAGATCGCAGGTGGCGAACTCACGCCCGCCGTCATCTTCACCACGGCCTTCGACCGCTACGCTCTGCGTGCCTTTGAGGTGCGCGCCGCTGACTATCTGCTGAAGCCCGTTACGCCGGAACGGTTGAAGTCGGCACTGGAAAACGTCCGTACCAGCGAGCGCGCGGAGCCACAGCGCCTGCCTCTGGACCAGTTCTTTATCCGCGAAGGCGAGCGCGCCTGGATGGTGCGCTCCGTCGAGATTAAGCTGATTGAGGCCGAGGGAAACTATGCCCGCCTGCACTTCGGCGAGAACCGCCCGCTCATCCTGCGCAGCCTGCACACCTTGCAGGCACGGCTCGATGAACATTTCTTTCGCGCCAACCGCAGCCAGATCGTGAACCTGCGATGGATCACAAAAATGGAATTAGAGATCGACGGCGCCGTACGCGCCGTGTTGAAGGACGGAACAGAGGTTGTCTTTTCGAGAAGGCAGTCGCAGGCCCTGAAGGAGCGGATGGCACTCTAG
- the rpsU gene encoding 30S ribosomal protein S21 codes for MAEVRVQEGEPLENALRRFKRKVQQEDIIKEVKRHSFYLKPGEKKRVKEALARKRNRKKSRKEQD; via the coding sequence TTGGCAGAGGTTCGAGTACAAGAAGGCGAACCCCTTGAAAATGCACTGCGCCGCTTTAAGCGCAAGGTGCAGCAGGAAGACATTATCAAGGAAGTAAAGCGCCACTCCTTCTACCTGAAGCCGGGTGAGAAGAAGCGCGTCAAGGAAGCTCTCGCTCGCAAGCGCAACCGTAAGAAGTCGCGCAAGGAGCAGGACTAA